CCCAACCCGGCGAAGACGCCCGAGACCGCGAATGCGAAGAGGGTGAACGCCTTCACGTTGATCCCGAAGGTCGAGGCGACGCGCGGGTTCTCGCGCAGGGCGAGGAGCGCTCGGCCCCCCTTCGTGGCCATCATCCGGTGATCGACCCACAGCACTACCCCCAGCAGCGCCAGGCAGAGGTAGTAGTAACGGTGGGAGGTGTCGAAGCCGGGGGGTTTCGGGGCGGGCTGTCCCGCCGCCCCGCCCGTGAGGGCGGGGATCTTGAACAGGCTGGCCTCCGCCAGCAGGCCGTAGGCCAACGTGAGGAGCGCGAAGTACAGGCCCCGGACCCGCAGGGCGACCAGCCCGAGGATGAGCGCCTGCACCGCGCCCACGGCCATCGCGGACAGGACCGCTATCGGGAACTCCTGTCCGGCCACCGAGACCATGTAGGCGGAGGTGAACGCGCCGATCCCGACGAACGCCTGGTGCCCCAGCGATATCTGGCCGGTGTACCCGATCAGCACGTTGAGCGAGAGCGCGATGATCGCGTAGGTGATCCCGCGCGTGTACTTCGTCAGGACGAAGTCGAGCTGGGTCAGCGGGAAGAGCAGGACGAGCGCGGCCAGCGGGACCCCGGCCGCGGCCCTGGCCAGCCACCCCTTCGCGCCCGGCCGGAAGTCGTCGCTGGGAGCCTGGTGCCCCTCCTGCGGGATCGGGTCGACGACCTGGCTGACCGAGATCTCCTCGGTGGCGTCGGAGACGGCGCGCTTGATCATGCCGACTTACCGAGCAGCCCCTGCGGCCGCAGCGCGAGGACGAGGAGGAGGATCAGGAAGATCATCACCTTGTCGGGGCCCGGGATGAACGCGAGGGCGGACTGGCGCA
The Actinomycetota bacterium DNA segment above includes these coding regions:
- a CDS encoding branched-chain amino acid ABC transporter permease — translated: MIKRAVSDATEEISVSQVVDPIPQEGHQAPSDDFRPGAKGWLARAAAGVPLAALVLLFPLTQLDFVLTKYTRGITYAIIALSLNVLIGYTGQISLGHQAFVGIGAFTSAYMVSVAGQEFPIAVLSAMAVGAVQALILGLVALRVRGLYFALLTLAYGLLAEASLFKIPALTGGAAGQPAPKPPGFDTSHRYYYLCLALLGVVLWVDHRMMATKGGRALLALRENPRVASTFGINVKAFTLFAFAVSGVFAGLGGALYAHNESQVTSVLFNFQLALLFILMTVVGGLRSRTGVVIGGVFFALIGYLIEEIPHLPVIGTVLKFLVGILGWLFVDTLGLPELRIEVAELVIGPILLLLTLTQFPGGIGQQLRPFIQWFAGRPFDIHDRGAKEVQITDVRA